Proteins co-encoded in one Bacillus paramycoides genomic window:
- a CDS encoding VOC family protein → MKIKHLNLTVSDVAATREFLEKYFGLTCSGARGNGFAVMRDNDGFILTLMKGKDVHYPKTFHVGFPQENNEQVDKINQRLKEDGFLVEAPKRAHAYTFYVEAPGGFTIEVMC, encoded by the coding sequence TTGAAAATTAAACATCTTAATTTAACAGTTTCAGATGTAGCAGCTACTAGAGAGTTTTTAGAAAAATATTTTGGTTTAACTTGTAGCGGGGCAAGGGGAAATGGCTTTGCGGTTATGCGTGATAACGATGGGTTTATATTAACGTTAATGAAAGGGAAAGACGTACATTATCCAAAAACATTTCATGTAGGATTTCCACAAGAAAATAATGAACAAGTAGATAAGATAAATCAAAGATTGAAGGAAGATGGATTTTTGGTTGAGGCTCCTAAACGTGCACATGCGTATACGTTTTATGTGGAAGCACCTGGTGGATTTACAATTGAAGTGATGTGTTAA
- a CDS encoding vWA domain-containing protein: MKIRICATFMLFLFIWLHPFWTFAKGEEAKERVVSLVYDDSGSMRNNDRWKYANYALQSLVALLDEKDKFSYVPMSKPNDPLNISLTKDKRQTEIEGIGAWKTYLNTPFSAVETAMQSIKKEADIDGKREFWLIVLTDGAFNDLEKDKAGGKEQILQKLAQFKKDMDAKKISLHPILITMEEDLGQQEKAQLNTFKEIWKKEINGVTMPSSGEDGIVKSVNQVAALVANRDPFSSVESIVKTKVVGKKVEITTPFPLKRMTLVRQSPSLSNYQVTQISKPLQLQSSYSIHAPGEAKLFGNIVHISTENEEVIKPGTYTIEVDRDIEKEGLQVLVEPALNYTVSTYDKDDSSQKNVEEMYEGVTAVIEAKPTELPIQSSYFQAEAEIDGKQYPMKWDDKKHVFYYEMKVDKGLVRGKVHMNIKGFYRQTKEFKIKVTEKPKLSLQTITKDYEEKVTNLENSKPFIIQPQLDGKPMTEEAVKKLLKSTGVTSKQSINYEIKQHGNQIYIYPRPHYSNTFNFTDTGTVEATIVVQDSKLQEVKKKISLHIQNAPFYEKYALIFKFVIPITLLLLIVGIIVLGWIVRPRFHRKALLYYEWDQEVAKDWLYQSEPELLKNKWWKHYFGIPFRAERKTVQSVTFIAKKGSKSIFVAKESQVVGMIIDGMFITEDEVGVEHKTLYPNELLVIDRGYGKEIYRYECE; this comes from the coding sequence ATGAAAATTCGAATTTGTGCCACATTCATGTTGTTTCTATTTATATGGTTACATCCTTTTTGGACTTTTGCAAAAGGAGAGGAGGCAAAGGAAAGGGTCGTTTCACTTGTATATGATGATTCGGGCAGCATGAGAAATAACGATCGCTGGAAATATGCCAATTACGCTTTGCAAAGTTTAGTTGCGCTATTAGACGAAAAAGATAAATTTTCTTACGTTCCAATGAGCAAGCCGAATGATCCATTAAACATTTCGTTAACAAAGGATAAGAGACAAACAGAAATTGAGGGAATTGGAGCATGGAAAACGTATTTAAATACTCCGTTTAGCGCAGTAGAAACGGCGATGCAATCTATAAAAAAGGAAGCAGATATAGATGGAAAACGTGAATTTTGGCTTATTGTCTTAACTGACGGGGCATTTAATGATTTAGAGAAAGATAAGGCTGGCGGAAAAGAACAAATTTTGCAGAAGCTAGCGCAGTTTAAGAAGGATATGGATGCAAAAAAGATATCGTTACATCCAATTTTAATTACGATGGAAGAGGATTTAGGACAGCAAGAAAAGGCACAACTAAATACGTTTAAAGAAATATGGAAGAAAGAGATAAATGGAGTTACGATGCCGTCTAGTGGAGAGGATGGTATTGTAAAGAGCGTCAATCAAGTGGCAGCATTAGTTGCAAATCGTGATCCGTTCTCTTCAGTTGAATCGATTGTAAAAACGAAAGTAGTAGGAAAGAAAGTAGAGATTACAACACCATTTCCGTTAAAACGTATGACGCTTGTACGACAATCGCCTTCTTTGTCTAATTATCAGGTCACACAAATTTCTAAACCGTTACAATTACAATCTTCTTACTCCATACATGCACCAGGAGAAGCGAAATTATTCGGAAATATAGTTCATATCAGTACGGAAAATGAGGAAGTTATTAAACCAGGAACGTATACGATAGAAGTGGATCGAGATATTGAGAAAGAAGGATTACAGGTACTAGTTGAACCGGCGCTTAACTATACCGTTTCTACTTATGACAAAGATGATAGTAGTCAAAAAAATGTAGAAGAAATGTACGAAGGTGTTACTGCTGTTATTGAAGCTAAGCCTACGGAATTACCAATTCAATCTTCCTATTTTCAGGCAGAAGCAGAAATAGACGGAAAACAGTACCCGATGAAGTGGGACGATAAAAAACATGTATTTTACTACGAAATGAAGGTTGATAAAGGGCTAGTGCGTGGGAAAGTTCATATGAACATAAAGGGTTTTTACAGACAGACGAAAGAATTTAAAATCAAAGTAACGGAAAAACCAAAATTATCACTACAAACGATTACGAAAGATTATGAAGAAAAAGTAACAAATTTAGAGAATAGTAAACCGTTTATTATACAACCACAGTTAGATGGTAAGCCGATGACAGAAGAGGCTGTAAAGAAACTATTAAAATCTACTGGTGTCACATCTAAACAATCAATCAACTATGAAATAAAACAACATGGTAATCAAATTTATATTTATCCTCGCCCTCATTACTCCAACACATTCAATTTCACAGATACCGGCACCGTAGAAGCTACCATCGTAGTGCAAGATTCAAAATTACAAGAAGTAAAGAAAAAAATATCACTTCATATTCAAAATGCACCGTTTTATGAAAAATATGCGCTTATTTTTAAGTTTGTTATTCCTATCACTTTATTACTTTTAATAGTAGGGATAATCGTTTTAGGATGGATTGTCCGTCCAAGATTTCACCGGAAAGCATTATTGTATTACGAATGGGATCAAGAAGTAGCGAAAGATTGGTTATATCAATCTGAGCCAGAATTACTTAAAAATAAATGGTGGAAACATTATTTTGGTATTCCGTTTAGAGCGGAAAGGAAGACAGTACAATCCGTTACGTTTATAGCAAAGAAAGGATCGAAATCGATATTTGTAGCGAAAGAGTCACAAGTAGTAGGAATGATTATTGATGGAATGTTTATAACAGAGGATGAGGTTGGAGTGGAACATAAGACGCTGTATCCAAATGAACTTTTAGTAATTGATAGAGGATACGGTAAAGAAATTTATAGGTACGAGTGTGAATAG